Proteins from a single region of Oncorhynchus nerka isolate Pitt River linkage group LG18, Oner_Uvic_2.0, whole genome shotgun sequence:
- the LOC115146286 gene encoding histone-binding protein RBBP4-like, with protein sequence MADKEAAFDDAVEERVINEEYKIWKKNTPFLYDLVMTHALEWPSLTAQWLPDVNRPEGKDFSVHRLVLGTHTSDEQNHLVIASVQLPNDDAQFDASHYDSEKGEFGGFGSVSGKIEIEIKINHEGEVNRARHMPQNPCIIATKTPTSDVLVFDYTKHPSKPDPSGECTPDLRLRGHQKEGYGLSWNPNLSGCLLSASDDHTICMWDISAVPKEGKVVDAKTIFTGHTAVVEDVSWHLLHESLFGSVADDQKLMIWDTRSNNTSKPSHAVDAHTAEVNCLSFNPYSEFILASGSADKTVALWDLRNLKLKLHSFESHKDEIFQVQWSPHNETILASSGTDRRLNVWDLSKIGEEQSPEDAEDGPPELLFIHGGHTAKISDFSWNPNEPWVICSVSEDNIMQVWQMAENIYNDEDPEGAADTEVQA encoded by the exons ATGGCTGATAAAGAAG CAGCGTTTGATgatgctgtggaggagagggtgataaaTGAGGAGTACAAGATATGGAAGAAGAACACACCCTTCCTCTATGACCTGGTGATGACCCACGCCCTGGAGTGGCCCAGCCTCACTGCACAGTGGCTACCCGATGTCAACAG ACCTGAAGGGAAGGATTTCAGCGTACACAGGTTGGTTCTTGGCACACACACCTCAGATGAACAGAATCACCTGGTCATCGCCAGCGTGCAACTGCCTAATGACGATGCCCAGTTTGATGCCTCTCACTACGACAGTGAGAAAGGTG AGTTTGGAGGCTTTGGCTCAGTCAGTGGTAAGATAGAGATTGAAATCAAGATCAACCATGAGGGAGAGGTGAACAGAGCCCGCCACATGCCCCAGAACCCCTGCATCATTGCCACCAAAACCCCAACCAGCGACGTGCTCGTCTTTGACTACACCAAACATCCCTCCAAACCAG ATCCATCTGGAGAGTGTACCCCAGATCTGCGTTTGAGGGGACACCAGAAAGAGGGCTACGGTCTCTCCTGGAACCCCAACCTGAGTGGCTGCCTCCTCAGTGCTTCTGATGACCAT ACTATCTGTATGTGGGACATCAGTGCCGTTCCTAAGGAGGGAAAGGTTGTAGATGCAAAGACTATCTTTACTGGACACACAGCTGTAGTGGAGGACGTCTCCTGGCATCTACTGCATGAGTCACTCTTTGGATCTGTAGCCGATGACCAGAAACTCATGAT TTGGGACACGCGATCCAACAACACGTCCAAACCTAGCCATGCTGTGGATGCCCACACTGCCGAGGTCAACTGTCTGTCCTTCAACCCCTACAGCGAGTTCATCCTGGCCTCGGGCTCAGCAGACAAG ACTGTAGCCCTTTGGGACCTGAGGAACCTGAAACTGAAGCTGCATTCGTTTGAGTCTCACAAAGATGAGATCTTCCAG GTCCAGTGGTCTCCTCATAATGAAACCATCCTGGCCTCCAGTGGCACAGACAGGCGACTCAACGTGTGGGACCTCAGTAAAATCGGAGAGGAGCAGTCGCCAGAGGATGCTGAGGATGGTCCACCTGAACTGCTGTTCATTCATGGCGGTCACACGGCTAAGATCTCTGACTTCTCATGGAACCCCAACGAACCCTGGGTCATCTGCTCTGTGTCCGAGGACAACATCATGCAAGTTTGGCAGATG GCTGAGAACATCTACAATGACGAGGACCCAGAGGGAGCAGCAGACACTGAGGTCCAGGCATGA
- the LOC115146287 gene encoding syncoilin-like isoform X2 codes for MFMFRQAAPQKRWSKEETVCLCCYLHFSASLSRKQVMETPMAVEDLQRRRKVESRENLHSGEDSMEEAHSVESSLMAALTHHERSMYGAGFAAQAHITEVVSPVERCVEYTFVQVQVNMDSVGLLFEECIKKVGHLESQRDELILELLQLEQPMLQATVALRGQLLEARRVLTSVQLEFIHLQIEVGQVKSKLFVTARDCIQSQLALAAQQYEVAQAAITQEEHRAHIQNLTEEVAQLQEAQHNQLNTLKDRARQPSRPRAMSDVTHCRRASLDLQKRLSGSMRNLEGWYEPRLLALLRRRQAGKETLRRSRDVGRDLKARLGPLKEQTQRLELQRACLEERIALMERERVERVAQYKETVNSLEETMRKLKLELCIQKKANRQLEELKKGLLRAVLK; via the exons ATGTTTATGTTTAGACAAGCAGCTCCACAGAAAAGGTGGTCTAAAGAGGAAACTGTTTGTCTGTGTTGCTATCTACACTTCTCTGCATCGTTGTCTAGAAA ACAAGTGATGGAGACACCAATGGCTGttgaggatctacagagaaggaGGAAAGTTGAGTCTAGAGAGAACTTGCACTCTGGAGAGGACTCCATGGAGGAGGCACATTCTGTGGAGAGCAGCCTTATGGCAGCACTAACCCACCATGAGAGAAGCATGTACGGTGCCGGATTTGCGGCTCAAGCACACATCACTGAGGTAGTAAGCCCCgtggagaggtgtgtggaatATACCTTTGTCCAGGTGCAGGTGAACATGGACAGTGTGGGGCTGCTCTTTGAGGAGTGCATCAAGAAGGTGGGCCATCTAGAAAGTCAAAGGGATGAATTGATACTGGAGCTGTTGCAGCTAGAGCAGCCCATGCTGCAAGCTACTGTGGCCTTGAGGGGACAGTTGTTAGAGGCACGTAGAGTTCTCACCAGTGTCCAGTTGGAGTTTATTCATCTGCAAATAGAGGTGGGACAAGTGAAGAGTAAGCTATTTGTCACAGCCAGGGACTGTATCCAGAGCCAGCTAGCGCTGGCTGCACAGCAGTATGAGGTGGCCCAGGCTGCAATCACACAG GAGGAGCACCGGGCCCACATCCAGAATCTTACAGAGGAGGTAGCCCAGCTTCAGGAAGCCCAGCACAACCAGCTGAACACCCTAAAGGACCGGGCCAGACAACCATCTCGTCCCCGGGCTATGAGCGATGTCACTCACTGCCGACGAGCATCCCTGGACCTGCAGAAGCGCCTCAGTGGCAGCATGAGGAATCTAGAAGGCTGGTATGAGCCACGCCTGCTAGCCCTCCTCCGGAGGAGGCAGGCTGGGAAGGAGACCCTGAGAAGGAGCAGGGATGTGGGCCGAGACCTTAAGGCCAGACTGGGGCCCCTGAAGGAGCAGACCCAGAGGCTGGAGCTGCAGAGAGCTTGTCTAGAGGAGAGGATTGCtctgatggagagggagagggtggagagagtggCACAGTATAAG GAGACTGTGAACTCGCTTGAGGAGACCATGAGGAAGCTGAAGTTGGAGCTTTGCATTCAGAAAAAGGCAAACAGACAATTGGAAGAATTGAAGAAGGGACTTTTGA gggcTGTATTGAAGTGA
- the LOC115146287 gene encoding syncoilin-like isoform X1, translating to MFMFRQAAPQKRWSKEETVCLCCYLHFSASLSRKQVMETPMAVEDLQRRRKVESRENLHSGEDSMEEAHSVESSLMAALTHHERSMYGAGFAAQAHITEVVSPVERCVEYTFVQVQVNMDSVGLLFEECIKKVGHLESQRDELILELLQLEQPMLQATVALRGQLLEARRVLTSVQLEFIHLQIEVGQVKSKLFVTARDCIQSQLALAAQQYEVAQAAITQEEHRAHIQNLTEEVAQLQEAQHNQLNTLKDRARQPSRPRAMSDVTHCRRASLDLQKRLSGSMRNLEGWYEPRLLALLRRRQAGKETLRRSRDVGRDLKARLGPLKEQTQRLELQRACLEERIALMERERVERVAQYKETVNSLEETMRKLKLELCIQKKANRQLEELKKGLLSELNYDRGCIEVSETTAERES from the exons ATGTTTATGTTTAGACAAGCAGCTCCACAGAAAAGGTGGTCTAAAGAGGAAACTGTTTGTCTGTGTTGCTATCTACACTTCTCTGCATCGTTGTCTAGAAA ACAAGTGATGGAGACACCAATGGCTGttgaggatctacagagaaggaGGAAAGTTGAGTCTAGAGAGAACTTGCACTCTGGAGAGGACTCCATGGAGGAGGCACATTCTGTGGAGAGCAGCCTTATGGCAGCACTAACCCACCATGAGAGAAGCATGTACGGTGCCGGATTTGCGGCTCAAGCACACATCACTGAGGTAGTAAGCCCCgtggagaggtgtgtggaatATACCTTTGTCCAGGTGCAGGTGAACATGGACAGTGTGGGGCTGCTCTTTGAGGAGTGCATCAAGAAGGTGGGCCATCTAGAAAGTCAAAGGGATGAATTGATACTGGAGCTGTTGCAGCTAGAGCAGCCCATGCTGCAAGCTACTGTGGCCTTGAGGGGACAGTTGTTAGAGGCACGTAGAGTTCTCACCAGTGTCCAGTTGGAGTTTATTCATCTGCAAATAGAGGTGGGACAAGTGAAGAGTAAGCTATTTGTCACAGCCAGGGACTGTATCCAGAGCCAGCTAGCGCTGGCTGCACAGCAGTATGAGGTGGCCCAGGCTGCAATCACACAG GAGGAGCACCGGGCCCACATCCAGAATCTTACAGAGGAGGTAGCCCAGCTTCAGGAAGCCCAGCACAACCAGCTGAACACCCTAAAGGACCGGGCCAGACAACCATCTCGTCCCCGGGCTATGAGCGATGTCACTCACTGCCGACGAGCATCCCTGGACCTGCAGAAGCGCCTCAGTGGCAGCATGAGGAATCTAGAAGGCTGGTATGAGCCACGCCTGCTAGCCCTCCTCCGGAGGAGGCAGGCTGGGAAGGAGACCCTGAGAAGGAGCAGGGATGTGGGCCGAGACCTTAAGGCCAGACTGGGGCCCCTGAAGGAGCAGACCCAGAGGCTGGAGCTGCAGAGAGCTTGTCTAGAGGAGAGGATTGCtctgatggagagggagagggtggagagagtggCACAGTATAAG GAGACTGTGAACTCGCTTGAGGAGACCATGAGGAAGCTGAAGTTGGAGCTTTGCATTCAGAAAAAGGCAAACAGACAATTGGAAGAATTGAAGAAGGGACTTTTGAGTGAGCTGAACTATGACAG gggcTGTATTGAAGTGAGCGAAACAACTGCTGAAAGGGAGTCCTAA
- the LOC115146287 gene encoding syncoilin-like isoform X3 translates to METPMAVEDLQRRRKVESRENLHSGEDSMEEAHSVESSLMAALTHHERSMYGAGFAAQAHITEVVSPVERCVEYTFVQVQVNMDSVGLLFEECIKKVGHLESQRDELILELLQLEQPMLQATVALRGQLLEARRVLTSVQLEFIHLQIEVGQVKSKLFVTARDCIQSQLALAAQQYEVAQAAITQEEHRAHIQNLTEEVAQLQEAQHNQLNTLKDRARQPSRPRAMSDVTHCRRASLDLQKRLSGSMRNLEGWYEPRLLALLRRRQAGKETLRRSRDVGRDLKARLGPLKEQTQRLELQRACLEERIALMERERVERVAQYKETVNSLEETMRKLKLELCIQKKANRQLEELKKGLLSELNYDRGCIEVSETTAERES, encoded by the exons ATGGAGACACCAATGGCTGttgaggatctacagagaaggaGGAAAGTTGAGTCTAGAGAGAACTTGCACTCTGGAGAGGACTCCATGGAGGAGGCACATTCTGTGGAGAGCAGCCTTATGGCAGCACTAACCCACCATGAGAGAAGCATGTACGGTGCCGGATTTGCGGCTCAAGCACACATCACTGAGGTAGTAAGCCCCgtggagaggtgtgtggaatATACCTTTGTCCAGGTGCAGGTGAACATGGACAGTGTGGGGCTGCTCTTTGAGGAGTGCATCAAGAAGGTGGGCCATCTAGAAAGTCAAAGGGATGAATTGATACTGGAGCTGTTGCAGCTAGAGCAGCCCATGCTGCAAGCTACTGTGGCCTTGAGGGGACAGTTGTTAGAGGCACGTAGAGTTCTCACCAGTGTCCAGTTGGAGTTTATTCATCTGCAAATAGAGGTGGGACAAGTGAAGAGTAAGCTATTTGTCACAGCCAGGGACTGTATCCAGAGCCAGCTAGCGCTGGCTGCACAGCAGTATGAGGTGGCCCAGGCTGCAATCACACAG GAGGAGCACCGGGCCCACATCCAGAATCTTACAGAGGAGGTAGCCCAGCTTCAGGAAGCCCAGCACAACCAGCTGAACACCCTAAAGGACCGGGCCAGACAACCATCTCGTCCCCGGGCTATGAGCGATGTCACTCACTGCCGACGAGCATCCCTGGACCTGCAGAAGCGCCTCAGTGGCAGCATGAGGAATCTAGAAGGCTGGTATGAGCCACGCCTGCTAGCCCTCCTCCGGAGGAGGCAGGCTGGGAAGGAGACCCTGAGAAGGAGCAGGGATGTGGGCCGAGACCTTAAGGCCAGACTGGGGCCCCTGAAGGAGCAGACCCAGAGGCTGGAGCTGCAGAGAGCTTGTCTAGAGGAGAGGATTGCtctgatggagagggagagggtggagagagtggCACAGTATAAG GAGACTGTGAACTCGCTTGAGGAGACCATGAGGAAGCTGAAGTTGGAGCTTTGCATTCAGAAAAAGGCAAACAGACAATTGGAAGAATTGAAGAAGGGACTTTTGAGTGAGCTGAACTATGACAG gggcTGTATTGAAGTGAGCGAAACAACTGCTGAAAGGGAGTCCTAA